From the genome of Gracilimonas sp., one region includes:
- a CDS encoding phytase, whose translation MKLIKVIPLIALTLFGCNQKEKEINTPPSQMVKTAMVEEVYQTPRDTINNVDTPAIWHGPNNQHWLLATAKETDVILAYDATNGKQIEVFSESGSGIGQLDRPNSITVVDDYAIVVERNNHRIQVFSLPDFESLGFFGANELKWPYGISILKTEDSVYRLFITDNYETEDEQVPPDSELGERVHEFTLTIENNSLNSKHVKAFGATSGAGVLKKVESLMADETYNRLLIADEDSVQNNIKIYDLDGNFTGQIMGEGIFKYEPEGIALYSCSEDNGYWVTTDQGKENNYFYVFDRKSLKHIGTFTNPNTLNTDGITISQRSFPGFPEGGFFPIHNDGNVSAVSWGEIAKQLELNVCK comes from the coding sequence ATGAAATTAATAAAAGTTATACCACTGATTGCACTCACTCTATTTGGGTGTAATCAGAAAGAAAAAGAAATAAACACTCCCCCTTCTCAAATGGTTAAAACAGCCATGGTGGAAGAAGTGTATCAAACTCCACGCGATACTATTAATAACGTTGATACCCCTGCTATCTGGCATGGACCCAATAACCAGCATTGGCTTCTGGCTACTGCTAAAGAGACCGATGTTATACTCGCCTACGATGCCACCAATGGCAAGCAAATAGAGGTGTTTTCCGAGTCTGGCTCGGGAATTGGACAGCTTGACCGTCCCAACAGCATTACTGTGGTCGACGATTATGCCATTGTAGTAGAACGGAATAATCACAGAATTCAGGTGTTCTCACTCCCAGACTTTGAATCTCTGGGATTCTTCGGAGCAAATGAACTGAAATGGCCTTACGGTATCAGTATCTTAAAAACCGAGGACAGTGTTTATCGTTTATTTATCACCGATAATTATGAAACTGAGGATGAACAGGTCCCACCTGATAGTGAATTAGGTGAACGGGTTCATGAATTCACGCTCACGATAGAAAACAATTCCTTAAACAGTAAGCATGTTAAGGCTTTTGGTGCCACTTCAGGTGCCGGGGTTCTTAAGAAAGTAGAATCTCTAATGGCTGATGAAACCTATAATCGTCTTTTGATTGCTGATGAAGACTCGGTTCAAAACAACATTAAGATTTATGATTTGGATGGAAATTTTACCGGCCAAATTATGGGTGAAGGGATTTTTAAATATGAACCTGAAGGTATTGCACTTTATTCGTGTAGTGAAGACAACGGGTATTGGGTTACCACCGATCAGGGCAAGGAAAATAACTACTTCTATGTTTTCGACCGCAAGAGCCTTAAACATATTGGTACGTTCACGAACCCAAATACCCTTAATACCGATGGAATCACTATTTCACAACGAAGTTTCCCTGGTTTTCCTGAGGGAGGATTCTTTCCTATCCATAATGATGGAAATGTATCTGCTGTTTCATGGGGTGAGATTGCTAAACAACTAGAACTGAATGTGTGTAAGTAA
- a CDS encoding PAS domain S-box protein, with amino-acid sequence MNFNPEESFFDAQPMFVCEQATLKILDVNSAATDILGYKKRKFLKKRIIDFGEQKSVQEIQEEIPVSEKKSPDKIWVFKTKAGKDIYFQLSAHLINYKGRPAKLVIAHNFSEIVEGKTDEKKLLSSQLDLNNFPLAEIEWNASLNIIRWSPKAEELFGYTEEEAIKEKRLLEKFIHEDDLDYVRDTIKETYQNGQKDVSVINRNITKNGDVIYCEWYNSLLYNSKGDVVAMYSLVHDVTDREEALDDAKRSMMSYQDLFNSISDAIYLLDKEGVIIEANEGLESTFGYKRKEIVGMHNRVLAAPGKYDAERIKEIREQAYNGHHGKYEGWGKKKNGEIFPTEFLVNTGNYFGEEVIIVIERDISDRKESEEALKQREGLFSKLFNSSPIGIALLNEHREVEMVNDGFEQLFGYRENELKGLELDKLIVPEKRHEDAVRLTESSKVTEVTEKRIRKDGTILDVIIYAVPVVVEKSVVGIYGIYVDITDRKKAEEQVRKSLREKEMLLAEVHHRVKNNLAVITGLLELQSYSAKDDNAKRILKDSQMRVNSIAMVHEKLYQSEDFSEVDISQYFEELTHVIHETMQRSDVKVEIKLDILPAKLPIIQAIPCGLLLNEIITNSYKHAFDGRKKGEIRVSLSKPGDKLLLRIKDDGVGLPEQPKTNIHTSLGMTLIKTLSKQLNASFDYRSEDGAIFEFEFEKSSDEEE; translated from the coding sequence ATGAATTTTAACCCCGAGGAGAGCTTCTTCGACGCTCAGCCTATGTTCGTTTGTGAGCAGGCTACCCTGAAGATTCTAGATGTTAATAGTGCGGCCACTGATATTCTGGGGTATAAAAAGAGAAAATTCCTTAAAAAAAGGATAATAGATTTCGGAGAACAGAAATCGGTACAGGAAATTCAGGAAGAAATTCCTGTTTCAGAAAAAAAATCACCCGATAAAATCTGGGTGTTTAAGACTAAAGCTGGAAAAGATATTTACTTTCAGCTTTCGGCTCATCTCATCAATTATAAAGGCCGACCGGCAAAATTAGTTATTGCCCATAACTTCTCAGAGATTGTGGAAGGAAAAACGGATGAGAAAAAATTGCTATCCAGTCAGCTCGATCTGAATAATTTTCCACTCGCGGAAATAGAATGGAATGCATCATTAAATATAATTCGGTGGTCACCAAAAGCTGAAGAACTATTCGGATATACCGAAGAAGAGGCTATAAAGGAAAAACGGCTGCTCGAAAAGTTTATCCATGAAGATGACCTGGATTATGTGCGTGATACGATCAAAGAAACCTATCAAAACGGGCAGAAGGATGTATCAGTCATCAACAGAAATATTACCAAAAACGGAGATGTAATTTATTGCGAGTGGTACAACTCATTGCTTTACAATTCCAAGGGTGATGTTGTTGCGATGTATTCGCTGGTTCATGATGTAACCGACCGTGAGGAAGCTCTTGATGATGCCAAGCGCAGTATGATGAGCTACCAGGATCTGTTCAACTCCATAAGCGATGCCATTTATTTGTTAGATAAAGAAGGCGTCATAATAGAAGCTAATGAAGGCCTTGAAAGCACATTTGGGTACAAAAGAAAAGAAATAGTGGGCATGCATAACCGGGTGCTGGCCGCTCCGGGTAAATACGATGCAGAACGGATTAAAGAAATCCGGGAGCAGGCCTACAACGGACATCATGGCAAGTATGAAGGATGGGGAAAAAAGAAGAATGGTGAAATTTTTCCTACTGAATTTTTAGTGAATACCGGGAATTACTTTGGTGAAGAAGTCATCATTGTGATAGAGCGGGATATTTCTGACCGAAAGGAATCGGAAGAAGCGCTGAAGCAGCGGGAAGGCTTATTTAGTAAACTATTCAATTCTTCTCCGATTGGAATTGCATTGCTGAATGAGCATCGTGAAGTGGAAATGGTGAATGATGGATTTGAACAACTATTTGGTTACCGTGAAAATGAGCTGAAAGGTTTGGAGCTGGACAAACTTATAGTTCCTGAGAAAAGACACGAAGATGCAGTACGGCTTACAGAGAGCTCTAAAGTAACGGAAGTTACAGAGAAGCGAATTCGTAAGGATGGAACCATTCTGGATGTTATTATTTATGCGGTTCCGGTAGTAGTAGAAAAGAGTGTGGTGGGTATCTATGGTATTTATGTGGATATCACAGACCGTAAGAAAGCTGAAGAACAGGTCCGAAAATCCCTGAGGGAAAAAGAGATGCTGCTCGCTGAAGTGCATCATCGTGTGAAAAATAATCTGGCAGTAATAACGGGTTTGCTTGAACTGCAGTCCTATTCTGCGAAAGATGATAATGCCAAGCGTATTCTTAAAGACAGCCAGATGCGGGTAAACTCAATCGCCATGGTACATGAAAAGCTGTATCAGAGTGAGGATTTCTCTGAAGTAGATATAAGTCAGTATTTTGAGGAGCTTACTCATGTAATTCACGAAACCATGCAGCGCTCGGATGTTAAAGTTGAAATTAAGCTGGATATACTTCCTGCCAAGCTTCCAATTATACAGGCTATTCCGTGTGGATTACTGCTGAATGAAATTATTACCAATAGCTATAAACACGCTTTTGATGGAAGAAAGAAAGGGGAAATCAGGGTTAGTTTATCCAAACCAGGGGATAAATTACTACTTCGGATAAAAGACGATGGGGTAGGCTTGCCTGAACAGCCCAAAACAAATATTCACACCTCTCTTGGCATGACGCTTATTAAGACGCTTTCCAAACAGCTGAATGCATCCTTCGATTATCGCAGCGAAGACGGAGCTATTTTTGAATTCGAGTTTGAAAAGAGCAGCGATGAGGAGGAATAA